Genomic DNA from Prunus persica cultivar Lovell chromosome G1, Prunus_persica_NCBIv2, whole genome shotgun sequence:
ttttttcttttagaaaaaaagaaaagaaaaaggtttgCTTAATTCTTTATACTAGctattcttattttcttcaccTTGTATGATATAAAATCATAAAGTGGGTATATTTGGGTTAGACCAGTTGGCCAAGACAGTGAATCTACCTTTGCACccaaatttaaaactaaagtAATTTACACTATTGCTCGTATCAATAGAATGTAAGATGTATAATGGTGCTGCTGCACCTGCACCCTTTTCGAACGTGAATGTAAAGCTATAATATTGCATCAAAGCACGCGTGCATAATGGGTCAGGGAGGGTGGGATTTAGAAAGAGATGTTTAGCCTTTTGTCTGGGCAAGCATGTCCAACATATATCAATCATGGAGACACCCCAACAAAAGGTTGCATTTATAAAtatgaattatattatatatgagcTCATAATTACATGCTACTACGCACTGTTTTATGGAGCAATAAGAGATGcagagaaattaaaatatatagtaAATGAACTGAGAAAACTTATGgagaaaattgagagagaaaCTCACTGATAACATCACCAACATGAAAAGTCTTAGAGGCAGCCCACTTCTTGTAGTCGACACCGCCAATGGTGGTCCACCCTGCGGAGTCTCCCACCTTGTGAACAGCTGCATGGGATACCTTCAGAGCAGCCATCACCATCAGCACCACAGCCAAGAAAACTCTCACCACCAAAACCATGGCAGCTGCTAGAAACTTTGAGACTGAGATCTAGCTAGTAGTTAACTTGATTagttggatttttttaattggtatGCAGTGAGATGCTCAAAGGGAGCTTTCCTTCGTTGGCATTTATAAAGCTTTTGGATGGGCTGGCTGGTTGGAGAAGTTGCAACTTGGAAGCCTAAAAAGGAGAATTTTAATTGTCTGGTTGTAAAACTTTTGGGGTGGTGCTTTGGTTTAGTTGTCCCTTGTGGTTTAATTCAAGTAAGAAAAGTGAGGCGAATCCAACGATTGTGACTTACCAAAGTATAGTACTTGGTTGCGGTTGAATAACGCCAATGTAAACTGCTAGAGAAGAAATTTACAAGGATCccctttttgtttatttattgtatAATTTTGGTGGTGATATTGCTGACATTTGAAGGATGGAGAGGGGCATTAAGCAGCAAATcagaatttctttttctaaaatttgtgTTCATTTTTGGAGAAAGTACTTTTGGAATTGGGGAGAGttctttatatttcttttggcttttggATATTGGTAATTTGGTAGTGGGCTTTTGGGTATTCGCTTGGGAAGGAATCTGATGGGATGAAGGTCAGAACAAAACTATGGCCATATTATTCAGATGAGTGGCTCTGATTTGTTGGAAAAGGGGCAATGTCGTCGGGCTTGTAAATTCTTGGTTTGGTAGAATACAATGACCTTTCAATCCAAAGAACAGGAGATAATTTTCAATCTTCTATATTTTATTCCATGTACTATAATAATGCTACCATCTAAGTCATCAACttcttgtaaaaaataatacatacatCATTCAGTTCAAGTGTTATCCTCTATGTTGACGTGACCAGACTTACAAAAATCATCAGTAGGTGTGTGGCTTGGTATTATTAGTAGTGGAATCGTCCATTATAAACTTTTGAGTTGACTAATCTATGTAAACAGATTGGCGcatcatcttcttatttgGGACTACTGACTATAAGATTGAAGGACTTGAAAGGAAAGGATGTTGGGTTTTGTTGGTTAGAAAGAGCGAATGTTTGTGCCCCTGCCATCCCATGAGTagagtttttgtttatgtaaaTTTGTACACAAAGTTTTGTTGTTATTGGTGAGTTGCATGATGACGATCGCCTACCATTATAATTCTTTGCAGTTGAGAATGTTGCTTTGTACATGGGAGAAGAACAGCCTTGCTTTGTACAATTCCTTATAAGATGCTACATGCACGTGTTTAATATATTCTTTTACCTTTTAATCCAGCATATAATCAAGATTTGAAATGCAAAACAGAGGGTTCAAATTGTGCTCTCGGCACTAgacttttcttaataatattCAATATGAAAAGAGAACCATGTATTCTCTCTCTAAGTTTGTTCTCCTACCAAGGGTGTCTCACACGTTTCTACAAATGAGTGCTACTTTTTTTTAACAGAAACTTGTCCCGGTATGGAATATAATTTAGTAtttagtattttgaattttattttatttattttgcaacTATTATTGAAATACTTGAATCTTgagaaaatttatatttatcaACAATATCTAGCGTAAATGtgatgacctttttttttagttcttcaacattttctcaaattttgagaaatagcACTACCCCAAACTATGGGCAGTGAGAATGAGTCAAGTTAATTAAAGAGTTCTGCAATATGTAttcaaaaaagaagatgggATGTTACTATTTAGATCATATTTATTGATTATATTGCTAACCACCTCTCTAATATATATGAGCTCCTCGTACATTGATAGAGCcgcctctattagagaggtgcACTAGTACAATATGTGGCTTTGAGCACCTATATTATTTGTGTTTGAAAAacccattttttcttttccgtGTCCTAAAATTCAATACTTTTAGACACATATATGACATTGTGTGGCATTATTCTGACAACATTGATTTTTGCTTCTGATTTGACTTTTTCATTCGTGTCCAATGtaattatttatgaaaaaaaaatggtaaaaaaagaaaacagaaaaaacatAAACCACCTATTTTATCTCTCTCCACCACAGCCGCCTATATTCTCCCTCGCTCTGTTTCTCAACCACCGCCACATCTAAATCAGCCCAGTTCTTCTCTCTCGCCACATCAAATATCCTTCCACATAAACCACCTATTATTAGGAATCTTGGCTTCTTCCATGTGCATTGCTTCAGCAAATCCAAATTTCctgtaataaaaaataatataattaatattaattataattatatgtaCATGAAAGAATTGATCaacatgaaaatatatatacacaagcACAAGAGATTGATATAATATACTTGGTCAAGAAGCCCATCAGTTCCGTCTTCAGGAATGGGGTCTCTCATACCAAatgtcaaaaaaattgttctTATGATGAGAGTCCACTGCCTCATCAAGAAGAACACGGCCCAAATTATTCAACTGATACCGGCGTATTTCGTCATTCAAACCAGCCGAGGCCGGTAGGGAAGGAGAAGAAGCTGTTGAAGAATGACCATATAAgtatgtgaaaaaaataaggcCAAGAAGCAAAACCTTGCTTTGCACcatcatattaatttttgagttaaTTTGACCTAATACTAAacaaattatttgttttatagAAGGTAATAACACCAAAATAATGTAGTTACTAATCAAGAGGAACAATCTTTTACGAGATATCTACATGTCATCATTACAGCCCCCCTACATTCGGGAAATACCTGTGAAGCAAGCATTTTTCCCATACCAGAGGGGTTCAGATAAGACGGCTATGTTATTGAGGGTCACCCGTGAAACAGTGTTAAACAAGGCCTGCATGCCGCTAGTATGGTCACCAACCCTCGGGGGATTCTCAACCGATCTTCCCCCTCTGATTTGGGAATACACAGTCTGCAAGTTAATGTCCTTTTTCACTAGATTAAACCTCGCTTTGGCTTGTTTGATtgcttctttaaaaaatagttaagaagagtataaatttataatgttATTATAATCTGTGTCTCGTCCTCAGATCCCTATATTGATAACaatctaatttttcttcactAAAATATGGATATTAAGAGAAAATTGTGATGTGATAAAACTCGGTGATATCTCTCACCAACATGGAAATTCTTAGTAGCAGCCCGAGTGGTCCATCCAGAGAAGTCTCCAAACCGGCAAACAGCTGCATGGGATACCTGCGGCACAATCATTATCACCAACTCTTGAGCCAAGACTCTCACTCCCAAAGCCATGGCACCTGCTAGAAACTATGACGGAGGGAAAGAGTAGTAAATTAATTTCTTCTGATCAGGTCTAAAGGGGCATCATCAGTAGCAAAAcagaattttcttctttcatattctttgatctttgtttttgggatgTCATGTTGCAATTGAGTGAAAGATCTTTTTGAGATTAAACAGattttttaaagttgttttggcttttgggtaCTAGTTTGGTGGCAAGTTATATATTCGTTGGGGGTATGATATGAAGTTGTTTCTTTGCGAGAGTGAAGGCCAAAACAAACCAATCGCCATCTGTTGGCATTGCTTTACCAGTCATTCTTCCGTTTAGTGAATGGTTCAAACCATAGGCAAAACTAATTCCAAGGGAAATGACCCTTCATACTAGCGAGTGCCTTGAAAGAGAACccaaaaaacgaaaaaaataaaacaaaattgaaaacagaGATTTTTCATGTAAATTAGTTTTGTATACTAAAAGCTACTATCAATGAGTATCGATTCTGAGCAAAACAATGTTATGTTGTAATAAATTCCAGAGATACGCATAAGATGAACAAATGCACCGCATAAAGCTTTTCAATACATGACCTTCCCCTTGAAACAGAGGAAGGTTAATTAATGACACtggaaataatatatataatattgttTAGATATATCTAAGCGATGTATTTACTATTTAGTGTAGACAAAACCCTGCTACTTTTCCCAAATTTACAGCTGAGAAATAGGATCAAATCCATTAGCATGCCCGTTTTTCTTTAAGTCATCTCCAGCAATCTGATTTCCTTCAATGTGGTAGTCATCCATGAACCTCTTCCAAAGCCAATGCTGCTTCCATACCCTCTCTGTCATTTCTTCAATTGGGATGTTTTTCGTCTCCGGGAGCAGGAACAGCACAAAGAATGACATGATTAAGACCCAGccggagaagaagaggaagatgccAAACTTGAAGTGGCAAAGCATTGAGAGGAAGCCCTGTGCTATGACGAAAGTGAAGAGCAAGTTGGTGCAGACGGTCACACTTTGCCCGGCTGAGCGGGTCTCTAGAGGGAATGTCTCACTAGGTATCAGCCAACCTAGAGGTCCCCAAGACCAAGCAAATGCAGCTACATAAGTGCAAACCAGAACTACCACAAAGATTGCAAAGCCTTTGTGAAGGTCATCAGAGTGGTCCTTGACCTTGAGTCCTAGTATTACGGCTATAACCACTTGAGACAGGAACATCTGAACTCCAGCTTGCAGTAACAGCATGCGACGGCCTACTTTATCAACTGAGTAGATGGATACAACAGTGGAGACAACATTGACGGCCCCTGTTATAACAGCTGAGTAGAGGGCAGCGTCGTTGCCAAATCCTAATGTGTTGAATAGGACTGGCGCGTAAAACATAATGGCGTTGATGCCAGTAAATTGTTGGAAGATCTGCAGAGAAGTTTCagtcaagaaagaaaacacaatCAGCATACTAGTactaattgaattttttttataattcggTTTAGTGCAAAAAGGCATTCTGTTAATTACTAACCTGCAAGGCTACTGCAATGATAAGTTGGGGGCGATTCCTACGCTTTAAGAGATTTCTAAAGGGGTGCTTCACTTCTTTAGCGATGCGACTAGCCTCAACAAGTTCCAAGAACTCTGGTTCCACATTATCAGTGCCCCGGATCCTCCTAAGTACAGCTTTTCCTTCTTCTAAGAGACCGCGCTCTACAAGACTGTTGGGAGTTTCCACCACCAAAAGGGCTCCCACGGTTAGAAGACCAGCAGGAAGACCAGCCAACCCCAATGACACCCTCCAGCCCCATCCTCCTGTGATTCTGTTAATCAAGGAAGTTCATCAACAGTATGCAAAATAGTCAGCATTTACAAAATACATGTGCTATATGAAATTTTTCATGGAAAATTGTTAAGTAGACAAAGTAAACCATTAACTAGACACTTTTTGTGACCGAAAAAGTAAAGGAGACAGTGGTAATTTCACATGTAATGaaataacataaattaaaattgatattTTCTATGGACTTTCCCCTGAATTTCTATCTCATGATATTCCTGGGGACAATTAGGCATCCCAAATGCCCAAATGAATGACCTATACAAAATGAATAGCTTTGAATCTTTGATCATGTTTGAATTCCTCAAATTGACTTGGAGACATGataagattgaaatttttgagcCATCTGaatatgaataagataatagaAAAGGAGGTCAAACAATTTGTACGCTGAAAAGAATATCTTGCACGTCTTTGTTAACTAACACCCATCCTTTTTTGTCATAAGGTACCATAGAGACACTTCTTGATTAGAAAACCTTGTAAATCCCACAAATCAAGATCCTATCTATTATTCAAATGCATATTTTAATAGAACAACCCTCCCTCTCCCCCTCCCTCCCTCAGACAGATACTCATCTATCGTTAGTATTACCAGTCTATTACTCGATAGTTTATTTGATGAGCCaaattgttgacttttgaGTGCTGAACTGAATGCTAAAATCCCAATAGTCCAACAGAGCAGCATTTATACTAACATATAAAATTTGACAGAACGTTCAACATCTTGCATGTAATTTATGGGCACGTGTAATGTTTTCTCTTGCATCAACAACACGTGTACTGTTATTCCCACACAGCTACTCTGTCTTCCAATTTACaatatatactattttttttatcttattAAATTCTTTTCTAAGATCTTTTCATATTGAGAGAgacattatttattaaattcacaCATATTATATGGATACTAGAAGTTAAACACATGACATTTTTTAGAGGAGCATTTGCTCCAAAACGAATACATTAATGGATCTTTTGCTTtatcttattaattttttaccaATAATTCTTTCATTCTGAGCAGTACCATGATGTCAAAGAAACCAGTTCCTATACATTCAGCGAATACACGAAACATGAACAAGTTAGGGAGAAGCTGACTTACTTATTGGTGCCGTAATTAACGAGGCTTGCAAATAGAATGCCAATGGTGATATTGAGCTGGAACAGTATGTTTAGCCCTCCACGTATTCTTGTAGGTGCAATCTCCGAAAGGAACAGTGGCACAGCCTGTAAGTAACATGAAAATTGAATGATTATTGAACAAGAAAAGCAGATGACCAATTTCAATAGTTTATCTGgatatcaaaattttttttttccaactgaAACATATATATCAACTTGTCGTAGTTGTAACAGGATTAGTTTAGTCGTTTTGATTAAATAAGTtcaaaaatacatattaaacAAGTAATTAAGTTGTTAAACACAGAGAGAAAATCCCCCGAACAGAATCAACTTGGGTTCATATGCATTGTGCCTTAAggatgccctttttttttaaaataatcatcCAGCGCCAACCCTTGGTACATAAGTGGTTGAATTTAAGGTCATAATAATTACAAAAGGATAAGATAAACAATTTGGACATGTAGATCACATAGTCATGGACCAGCTAGAAAACATTGGAACAAGAAAGGTCCACATTTTCACGTTATTTCACAAAGAAATTCACGACTTTttggtataaaaaaaatgaatcgAAAAAGATGCAAAGAAATTGTGTGAGGGCGGCCTCTCTGGATAACTCCGAGTCCCCTTATCGTTATCTGTTATGTATTCTTAAAGAAATTAAGCCACAAAATAGGAAAGAAGTCTCATGGTGACCACATGTACAAACGTCAAAACACGAGAATATATTTAAAGTAAACAGAGTTGGAAAACCGTGTGGATGATTGTGACTTGCAAAGAAAATG
This window encodes:
- the LOC18791073 gene encoding sugar transport protein 13, yielding MAGGGFAASSAGQEFEAKITPIVIISCIMAATGGLMFGYDVGVSGGVTSMPPFLKKFFPVVYRRTQEQGIDSNYCKYDNQGLQLFTSSLYLAGLTATFAASYTTRKFGRRPSMLIAGVFFIIGTILNGAAQDLAMLIIGRILLGCGVGFANQAVPLFLSEIAPTRIRGGLNILFQLNITIGILFASLVNYGTNKITGGWGWRVSLGLAGLPAGLLTVGALLVVETPNSLVERGLLEEGKAVLRRIRGTDNVEPEFLELVEASRIAKEVKHPFRNLLKRRNRPQLIIAVALQIFQQFTGINAIMFYAPVLFNTLGFGNDAALYSAVITGAVNVVSTVVSIYSVDKVGRRMLLLQAGVQMFLSQVVIAVILGLKVKDHSDDLHKGFAIFVVVLVCTYVAAFAWSWGPLGWLIPSETFPLETRSAGQSVTVCTNLLFTFVIAQGFLSMLCHFKFGIFLFFSGWVLIMSFFVLFLLPETKNIPIEEMTERVWKQHWLWKRFMDDYHIEGNQIAGDDLKKNGHANGFDPISQL